Proteins encoded together in one Prevotella scopos JCM 17725 window:
- a CDS encoding glycosyltransferase family 2 protein, whose translation MEKKEISVVINTYNAEKFLQRVLDSVKDFDEVVICDMESTDHTVEIAQRAGCKVVTFPKKNHTCVEPARNFALQSAKSPWLLVVDADELVTPELRTYLYQHINKPNCAKGLYIPRQNRFMNTPKKGFSKDYQLRFFIREGTFWPPLIHAIPQVQGKVEYIDKHLYNVQLIHLAENYLADMLEKCNRYTTNEVLKKQGKNYGVGALLFRPFWRFFKSYFMNGEIRNGVTGFIDSVMTGFYQFIVVAKIIEAKIKKQTEDE comes from the coding sequence ATGGAAAAAAAAGAGATATCAGTTGTTATCAATACCTACAATGCAGAGAAATTCCTGCAGCGTGTACTCGACTCCGTTAAGGACTTCGATGAGGTTGTTATCTGCGATATGGAGAGTACTGACCATACCGTAGAGATTGCTCAACGTGCCGGATGTAAGGTTGTCACTTTCCCAAAAAAGAATCATACCTGCGTCGAACCAGCTCGAAACTTTGCCTTACAGAGTGCTAAAAGTCCCTGGCTACTCGTCGTTGATGCCGACGAATTGGTAACACCAGAACTGAGAACCTATCTATATCAGCATATCAATAAACCTAACTGTGCGAAAGGTCTTTATATTCCAAGGCAGAACCGATTTATGAACACTCCTAAGAAAGGTTTTTCAAAGGATTATCAGTTACGCTTCTTTATTCGTGAAGGAACCTTTTGGCCTCCACTAATACATGCCATTCCACAAGTACAGGGGAAAGTAGAGTACATTGACAAACATCTTTACAACGTACAATTGATTCACTTAGCAGAAAACTATTTAGCTGATATGTTAGAGAAATGTAACCGCTATACCACTAACGAAGTCCTCAAAAAACAGGGCAAGAACTATGGAGTTGGTGCATTACTCTTCCGTCCTTTCTGGCGTTTCTTCAAATCCTACTTTATGAATGGAGAAATAAGAAATGGCGTCACCGGCTTTATTGATAGCGTGATGACAGGTTTTTATCAGTTTATTGTAGTGGCCAAGATAATTGAAGCTAAGATAAAGAAACAGACAGAAGATGAATAA
- a CDS encoding glycosyltransferase family 2 protein, with protein MISIITPVFQSERYLEKLINSILNQTYRDWELLLIDDGSTDGSAEICDRYAQKDKRIRVFHKANGGVASARNQAIEMSRGEFLAFADSDDWVEPDWLERLYTTAKEYDADIVVSDFYQEYSQNSVMRSKGDHSVDVLNREEALYLSFQDKIKSYLWAMIMRRYIAKERFGTYHAYEDYAIVFAWMVHASRVVLLHTPLYHYRQSVYSCLHNHMEQNNIDWFNASIERYELIKSANFLQDNISRFNVAYVRILVKGAKDLVRAPYSSEFKLNLLRLALSEIQRVHISSPYKMLGLKYFIRYTLLCKNLKLFKYIVEKTAIFSIQNRRNNDDLYS; from the coding sequence ATGATAAGTATAATAACACCTGTTTTTCAAAGTGAGAGATACTTAGAAAAACTTATAAACTCTATTCTTAATCAGACATACCGTGACTGGGAATTGCTGCTGATAGACGATGGTAGCACGGATGGTTCAGCAGAAATCTGCGATCGTTATGCTCAAAAAGATAAAAGAATACGTGTCTTCCATAAAGCCAATGGGGGTGTTGCTTCTGCTCGTAATCAAGCGATTGAAATGTCCAGAGGAGAGTTTTTAGCTTTTGCTGATAGTGACGACTGGGTAGAGCCTGATTGGTTGGAGCGTTTGTATACAACAGCAAAGGAATATGATGCAGATATTGTTGTATCCGATTTTTATCAAGAGTATTCTCAGAATTCAGTTATGCGAAGTAAAGGAGACCATTCTGTAGACGTTCTGAATAGAGAAGAGGCTCTTTATCTATCTTTTCAAGACAAGATAAAAAGTTATCTGTGGGCAATGATTATGCGAAGATATATAGCAAAGGAACGTTTTGGTACTTATCATGCTTATGAGGATTATGCAATCGTTTTTGCATGGATGGTTCATGCCAGTAGAGTTGTCTTATTGCATACTCCCCTTTATCATTACAGACAATCGGTCTATAGTTGTCTTCATAATCATATGGAACAAAATAATATAGATTGGTTTAATGCGAGTATCGAGCGTTATGAATTGATAAAAAGTGCGAACTTCCTACAGGATAATATCTCCCGTTTTAATGTTGCTTATGTTCGTATCTTGGTGAAAGGAGCAAAAGATCTAGTTCGTGCTCCGTATAGTAGTGAGTTTAAATTGAATTTATTAAGGTTAGCTTTGTCTGAAATTCAGCGTGTTCATATTTCTTCTCCTTATAAAATGTTAGGCTTAAAGTATTTTATCCGATATACATTGCTCTGTAAGAACTTAAAACTATTCAAGTATATTGTGGAAAAAACGGCAATATTCTCTATTCAGAATAGGAGGAATAATGATGATTTATATTCATAA